One window from the genome of Paraneptunicella aestuarii encodes:
- a CDS encoding MBL fold metallo-hydrolase, which yields MDGKALYLRDDVYFEPLINHWYAWSYLVSPATFSRYLVHTHLRLMRSFLSNHQLHIIASKDPNLAGGEFLNCTEDQVQEISALVDKTQTHNRDLIQLSEAIDKLDELVNSHVSGESIEYLYSQIPGPLKGFVELLMDREHRVSYRILESLLYISDYYKPELQSVSFGSLEKVKERPFVLSTPRLPDKQHLQADLAFDSPILDEIFSARVNPISSKRIKELFSNVSIEGGLDVEELFTESKPLKFHKPLEHQGVRVNYTGHAGFLIETQEVNILIDPVIAVSNDDKAQVMSFSELPERIDYACLTHHHLDHVNLETLIQLRHRIGKIIVPRNNGGTLEDPSLRLGLEKLGFDVIDVEDLDSIKLDKGSITAIPFLGEHGDLNIRSKTAWIIDINGRRMFFGADSANPDIQVYDNMSSFFENIDLFAIGMECVGAPYTWIYGALSSKKVSKKIKESRRLNGANSVQAIALVNKFLPKNVAVYALGVEPCYRYFMGMNYEHDSEQLVESRKFVCECSDLNIEAEMLYGKKTYEFV from the coding sequence GTGGACGGCAAAGCCCTTTATTTGAGAGACGATGTTTACTTTGAACCATTGATTAATCACTGGTATGCATGGTCTTACCTGGTTTCTCCGGCTACATTTTCCCGTTATCTTGTCCATACCCATCTGAGATTGATGCGCTCTTTCCTTAGTAACCATCAACTTCATATTATAGCCTCTAAGGATCCTAATCTGGCGGGAGGTGAGTTTCTCAATTGTACCGAAGACCAGGTGCAGGAAATCAGTGCGTTGGTAGATAAAACCCAAACGCATAATCGCGATCTTATTCAACTATCTGAAGCGATAGATAAATTAGACGAACTTGTGAATAGCCATGTTAGTGGAGAAAGTATTGAATATCTTTATTCGCAGATACCTGGGCCGCTAAAGGGCTTTGTTGAATTGCTCATGGATCGGGAACACAGGGTTTCGTATCGTATTCTGGAGTCACTTCTATATATAAGTGATTATTACAAACCAGAATTACAGTCAGTATCTTTTGGCTCACTGGAAAAAGTTAAAGAGCGTCCCTTCGTTTTAAGCACGCCCCGCTTACCTGACAAACAGCATCTACAGGCTGATTTAGCATTTGATTCTCCAATACTTGATGAAATATTCAGTGCCCGCGTTAACCCGATATCTTCCAAAAGAATCAAAGAGTTGTTTTCAAATGTCTCTATAGAGGGCGGGCTTGATGTTGAAGAACTCTTCACAGAATCAAAACCTCTGAAGTTTCATAAGCCTTTAGAACATCAAGGTGTGCGCGTTAATTATACGGGACACGCAGGATTCTTAATTGAAACTCAGGAAGTTAATATCCTGATAGATCCGGTAATCGCGGTGAGTAATGATGATAAAGCTCAAGTAATGAGCTTTTCTGAATTACCAGAAAGAATTGATTACGCATGTTTAACGCACCACCATCTTGATCATGTCAATTTGGAAACGCTTATTCAGCTAAGGCATAGAATTGGAAAGATAATCGTTCCTCGTAACAATGGTGGAACACTTGAGGACCCTTCGTTACGGTTGGGGCTGGAGAAATTAGGATTTGATGTCATTGATGTTGAAGATCTGGATTCCATCAAATTAGATAAAGGCAGTATTACAGCAATTCCTTTTCTAGGTGAGCATGGCGATCTTAATATTCGATCCAAAACTGCCTGGATAATTGACATAAATGGCCGAAGGATGTTTTTCGGAGCTGACTCTGCAAACCCTGACATTCAGGTGTATGATAATATGTCTTCCTTCTTTGAAAATATTGATTTGTTTGCTATCGGAATGGAGTGTGTAGGGGCACCCTATACTTGGATTTATGGGGCTTTGAGTAGCAAAAAGGTTTCCAAAAAGATTAAAGAAAGCCGCCGGTTGAATGGCGCGAATTCTGTACAGGCAATTGCTCTTGTTAACAAATTCTTACCTAAAAATGTAGCAGTTTATGCGCTAGGTGTGGAACCCTGTTATAGATATTTTATGGGGATGAATTATGAACATGATTCCGAACAATTGGTGGAATCAAGGAAGTTTGTCTGTGAATGCTCAGATCTTAATATCGAAGCAGAAATGCTATATGGTAAAAAAACATACGAGTTTGTTTGA
- a CDS encoding penicillin acylase family protein has product MFEKYPVMSRFLIFIIIPLFLILFAVYWHVAKGVVDSDTDVVVKGISHPVKIRRDNNGVVYIDTQTDTDAFFAIGYAHAQDRLWQLELQRRIAAGTMSEVFGKALLSKDTWMRTLDFYGAAESAYEAIDEDAKASLQAYADGINAWLNSNPVLPPEFLILGVTPAPWKPIDSLAWAKVFALNISANLDQEINNLITNKYLSPDQQAFLNKGYPENAPVSITELSPETEAALLSLGKVNKEMETDLGIGGQNAGSNAWVVSGKYTESGAAILANDPHLGLQMPSLWYVASLKGDRLNTSGMTLVGMPVVVFGRNESIAWGGTAMLADVQDLYFEQVNAKNSKQYLFNGEWLEFETRTEEISIKADFPAELMSPYQPVKIILRKSRHGPLVTDMNGVFDQPVSLRWTALNENDTTYQSFFQMNYAQDWTAFQKAASFLVTPALNMLYADSKNNIGYLAAGKIPVRANGEGQLPVPGWTDEFAWNGYIPDEVMPRTFNPKKGFIVSANNKIIGDEYPYFISKDWAEPARAQRIEELLEQQIEGEQAVDLAFIQSMHADTKDVSALALVPVLLSLEPENDKQKQVIALIRDWDGQMSEDSVAASIFYVWVKHLRMHLFDDQLDGFWNKITESDRLLDIGRGTSNSQLYKALTSNELDWCENVGTAVKENCKTMLQQSLKAALEELEELKGGSFSNWNWGNLHFTLYKHTPFSDFRFLDMVFGRQLENGGSSNTVNVANARWLEGEGYQQTFGATFRQIMQMGDGDIRHLYMNSTGQSGHVLSKHYSDMVKPFNRVEFFELYGDGNKNVETTTILNPTTN; this is encoded by the coding sequence ATGTTTGAGAAATACCCTGTGATGTCAAGATTCTTAATCTTCATCATAATTCCATTATTTCTGATTTTGTTTGCAGTGTATTGGCATGTGGCAAAAGGCGTTGTGGATTCTGACACAGACGTTGTCGTAAAAGGAATTTCTCATCCTGTAAAAATTCGTCGTGATAACAATGGTGTTGTGTATATAGATACACAAACTGATACTGATGCCTTTTTCGCAATTGGTTACGCTCATGCGCAGGATCGCCTGTGGCAATTAGAATTACAGCGCAGAATTGCTGCAGGAACAATGAGTGAAGTCTTTGGCAAGGCTTTATTGAGTAAAGACACATGGATGCGGACGTTGGATTTTTATGGTGCTGCGGAAAGTGCTTATGAGGCAATAGATGAAGATGCCAAAGCTTCCCTGCAGGCCTATGCTGATGGTATTAACGCGTGGTTGAACAGTAATCCTGTATTGCCTCCGGAATTCTTGATTCTTGGTGTGACACCAGCCCCTTGGAAACCAATAGATTCACTTGCCTGGGCCAAAGTGTTTGCACTTAATATATCAGCCAACCTTGATCAGGAAATTAATAATCTAATAACGAACAAATATCTTTCACCTGATCAGCAGGCATTTTTGAATAAAGGTTATCCGGAAAATGCACCTGTCTCGATTACTGAGCTCTCTCCTGAGACAGAGGCCGCTTTGTTGTCTCTAGGTAAAGTGAACAAGGAAATGGAAACCGACTTGGGCATTGGGGGACAAAATGCTGGCAGTAATGCTTGGGTTGTTTCAGGGAAATATACCGAATCAGGAGCTGCTATTTTGGCGAATGATCCTCATTTGGGTCTTCAAATGCCATCACTATGGTATGTCGCAAGCTTAAAGGGGGATCGCCTGAATACATCAGGTATGACTTTAGTTGGTATGCCCGTAGTCGTGTTTGGCAGAAATGAGAGTATTGCCTGGGGCGGTACGGCAATGCTTGCAGACGTTCAGGACCTGTATTTTGAGCAGGTAAATGCTAAAAATTCCAAGCAGTACCTTTTCAACGGTGAGTGGCTTGAATTTGAAACCCGCACCGAAGAAATTTCTATAAAAGCAGATTTTCCTGCGGAGTTAATGTCCCCTTACCAACCGGTAAAAATCATTTTACGTAAGTCTCGCCATGGTCCTTTAGTTACGGATATGAATGGTGTGTTTGATCAACCAGTCTCATTGCGCTGGACTGCACTTAATGAAAACGACACTACATATCAGTCTTTCTTTCAGATGAATTATGCTCAGGATTGGACCGCATTTCAAAAGGCTGCCAGTTTCCTCGTGACACCAGCACTGAATATGCTTTATGCAGATTCAAAAAATAATATTGGTTATTTGGCTGCTGGCAAAATTCCTGTTAGAGCGAATGGGGAAGGGCAACTTCCCGTTCCTGGATGGACTGATGAGTTTGCTTGGAACGGATATATTCCTGATGAAGTCATGCCCAGAACATTCAATCCCAAAAAAGGATTTATTGTTTCTGCTAATAACAAAATTATTGGTGATGAATACCCTTACTTCATTTCAAAAGATTGGGCTGAGCCTGCAAGAGCACAACGAATAGAAGAATTGCTCGAACAACAGATTGAAGGTGAACAGGCGGTTGATTTGGCGTTTATCCAGTCTATGCATGCTGACACGAAGGATGTAAGTGCACTTGCTTTAGTGCCAGTTTTACTCTCATTAGAACCAGAGAATGATAAACAGAAACAGGTAATTGCTCTGATCAGGGATTGGGATGGACAAATGTCCGAAGACAGTGTTGCTGCAAGTATTTTCTATGTATGGGTGAAGCACTTGAGAATGCACCTTTTTGATGATCAATTAGATGGATTTTGGAACAAAATCACCGAAAGTGACAGATTGCTGGATATTGGAAGAGGCACTTCCAATTCACAACTTTACAAGGCATTGACATCTAACGAGTTGGACTGGTGTGAAAATGTTGGCACTGCGGTGAAAGAAAACTGCAAGACAATGTTGCAGCAGAGTTTGAAAGCAGCTCTTGAAGAATTGGAAGAATTAAAAGGAGGAAGCTTTTCGAATTGGAATTGGGGAAATCTTCATTTCACTCTCTACAAGCATACGCCTTTTAGTGACTTCCGGTTTTTGGATATGGTCTTTGGCCGTCAACTCGAGAATGGCGGATCAAGTAATACTGTTAATGTTGCAAATGCCAGGTGGTTGGAAGGAGAGGGATACCAACAAACCTTTGGCGCCACTTTCAGGCAAATCATGCAAATGGGGGATGGTGACATCCGTCATCTTTATATGAACTCTACTGGCCAGTCTGGTCATGTGCTCAGTAAGCATTATTCCGATATGGTGAAACCGTTCAATAGAGTTGAATTCTTTGAACTGTATGGTGATGGGAATAAAAACGTTGAAACTACAACGATTCTGAATCCAACAACAAATTAA
- a CDS encoding IS4 family transposase: MAFGDLINRQTSQTPNGYAMNVPQILNKTITLVTPSMHVTRRKSPLACMTSILHGANATVTSIGRGISSSAGEKHNIKRADRLLSNSHLYIELSGIYGFMGRLFTAALSTPVIHVDWSDLDEYKRHFLLRASLAFEGRSITLYEEVHDIGTKEKPATHRHFLDVLKSILPPGSTPVIVTDAGFKTPWFNTVLSLGWHFVGRARKPNFFHINDENWQCITSLYPAATSCPKTFAGQLCRSSPMDVRFVLYKQNPKGRHKLNRSGTSCLKGPSQKGAKRNREPWLLVTSLPDKSHLGKRVVKIYQTRMQIEETFRDMKSPRFALGFSNNLSKDTRRLRILVLLTTLAHLVATLTGWTVKMANKHRRYQANSLKNRDVLKLKLAEVNYVPI, encoded by the coding sequence ATGGCATTTGGTGATCTGATCAATCGCCAAACATCACAAACCCCAAACGGATACGCCATGAATGTACCCCAGATTTTGAATAAAACCATCACACTTGTCACCCCCAGTATGCATGTCACTAGAAGAAAATCACCGCTCGCTTGCATGACCAGCATATTGCATGGAGCAAATGCGACAGTGACAAGTATTGGTCGTGGAATTTCATCCTCTGCTGGAGAAAAACATAACATTAAACGTGCTGACAGGCTGCTTTCAAATAGCCACTTATACATTGAGTTATCCGGGATTTATGGTTTCATGGGAAGGCTTTTTACGGCGGCTCTTTCTACTCCGGTTATTCATGTCGATTGGTCTGACCTCGATGAATATAAACGACATTTTCTTCTTAGAGCTTCATTAGCATTTGAGGGACGAAGCATTACTCTATATGAAGAAGTGCATGATATTGGAACCAAGGAAAAACCAGCAACACATCGCCATTTTCTGGATGTGCTTAAATCCATTCTTCCACCGGGTTCAACGCCTGTTATTGTCACCGATGCAGGGTTTAAAACGCCTTGGTTTAATACCGTGTTATCACTGGGATGGCATTTTGTTGGACGAGCAAGAAAACCCAACTTTTTCCATATAAACGATGAAAACTGGCAATGTATCACTTCCCTTTATCCTGCTGCGACATCGTGTCCTAAAACCTTTGCTGGACAGTTGTGTCGGAGCAGTCCAATGGATGTACGATTCGTTTTATATAAACAAAATCCCAAGGGGCGTCATAAGCTTAACCGCTCCGGCACCTCCTGTCTTAAAGGCCCATCCCAAAAGGGCGCTAAACGAAACCGTGAACCATGGTTATTGGTGACGTCGTTACCAGATAAAAGTCATTTGGGTAAACGTGTGGTGAAAATATATCAAACCCGAATGCAGATTGAAGAAACGTTTCGGGATATGAAGAGCCCACGTTTTGCCTTGGGATTTAGCAATAATCTGAGCAAAGACACACGGCGTTTACGCATTCTGGTGTTGCTCACCACTCTGGCCCATCTCGTTGCTACGCTGACGGGGTGGACGGTAAAAATGGCCAATAAGCATCGTCGTTATCAAGCCAATAGCCTAAAAAATAGAGACGTATTGAAACTAAAACTAGCGGAAGTGAATTATGTTCCCATTTAA
- a CDS encoding efflux RND transporter periplasmic adaptor subunit has protein sequence MSLYKLFVPESSRTVDVEGEVLSLSQVIEGNFDDRVTIRANVQPLESLYLDAIEGGRVEDIYVEDGELVEEGQLMLVLSNPAVQISVIRSDADTTQQLNNIRTLELQLEQNRLSHKKNLIDINYQIRRLRKKLERSLPLVKDNVLMKADLEDTQIELDWYVSQREVTLESQQNDIEMQEVQIGQLKKASEQLEKNLAMARKNLENLSVKAPRSGRLTSFELKKGQAVGVGVRIGQIDDPLQFKLVADIGEFYLERVHVNQKVEVTINDKVHQLYVAKIYPQVTNNTFKVDLKFDGESPADFRRGQTVIGNLQLGESTSANLIEYGSFYQETGGNWVFVLSDDGTYATKRKVQLGRHNSKYIEVLNGLELGEFIVSSSYSGYEDKDVLEINSR, from the coding sequence GTGAGTCTATATAAGCTGTTCGTGCCAGAAAGTTCACGTACGGTTGATGTCGAAGGTGAGGTTTTATCTCTGTCTCAGGTTATAGAAGGTAATTTTGATGATCGAGTTACTATTAGAGCTAATGTACAGCCATTAGAGTCTTTATACCTGGACGCTATTGAAGGTGGACGGGTAGAAGATATTTATGTTGAGGATGGGGAATTGGTTGAAGAGGGACAGCTAATGCTGGTGCTTTCTAACCCCGCTGTACAAATATCGGTGATCAGAAGTGACGCAGATACTACTCAGCAATTAAATAATATCCGAACTCTCGAACTTCAGTTAGAGCAAAACCGTCTTAGCCACAAAAAAAATCTTATCGATATTAATTATCAGATTCGTCGATTGAGGAAAAAGCTTGAACGTTCTCTTCCTTTGGTGAAAGACAATGTACTGATGAAAGCCGACCTTGAAGATACTCAAATCGAATTGGACTGGTATGTTTCTCAACGAGAAGTAACGCTGGAAAGTCAACAAAACGATATTGAAATGCAGGAAGTACAGATAGGTCAGTTGAAAAAGGCAAGTGAGCAATTGGAAAAGAACCTGGCTATGGCTCGTAAAAATCTGGAAAACCTTTCCGTCAAGGCTCCCAGGTCTGGTCGACTTACTTCTTTTGAATTGAAGAAAGGCCAGGCTGTTGGCGTAGGAGTTCGAATCGGACAAATTGATGATCCTCTGCAATTTAAATTGGTTGCTGATATCGGTGAATTCTATTTGGAGCGTGTGCATGTAAATCAGAAAGTTGAGGTAACCATTAACGACAAAGTTCATCAGCTTTATGTTGCTAAAATCTATCCCCAGGTGACTAACAACACTTTTAAAGTCGATTTGAAATTTGATGGGGAATCTCCAGCCGATTTCCGTAGAGGCCAGACTGTCATTGGCAACTTGCAGTTGGGAGAATCTACCTCTGCGAATTTGATTGAGTATGGCTCCTTTTATCAGGAAACCGGTGGCAACTGGGTGTTCGTATTATCTGACGATGGAACTTATGCTACCAAAAGAAAAGTGCAATTAGGGCGTCACAATTCCAAGTACATCGAAGTACTAAACGGTCTGGAGTTAGGTGAGTTTATCGTTTCATCTTCATATTCCGGTTATGAAGATAAAGATGTGCTTGAAATCAATTCTCGTTAG